Sequence from the Deltaproteobacteria bacterium genome:
CGAAGACGGTCAACGCCCCGAAGCCGTAGCCCAGGATGTGATACATCGCGGTCAGGTTCTGTCCCAGGGTGATGGGCTCGGCAAAGGAGGACAGTTCCTTGAATGCGTCCCGCAGCAGGATCAGGGACAGGATTTCGAACTGCTTGCCCACGGATCGGGAAAAGGAGCAGGGCAGGGTGAAAATCAGGCTGATGACTTCCAGGATCAGGACCAGGGTGAAGGCCAGGTTCACGGCGTGAAAATGATTGGTCGGCGTGTGGACGGCCAGGGCCGTGGGCAAAAGACCCTGGCGGTTCAATTCGATGCTGGCCAGCGCCCCGAGAAACGCCGCGATCAGTCCCAGGGCGAAGCGGCGGTGCATGCCTTCGTGTTCCCAGAAATGATGCAGGGGATCGAAGAGGTAGGTGAAACGTTCGAACATGTTGTCCATGGGGTCGAGCCTCCTCGGGGCGTGGTCGGGGACGTTAGAGATATCTGGACGTGATGGCCTCCACGTTGGCCAGATAGGTTTTGAGTTCATTATCCGGAATCGTGGTCACGCCACCAAAAAAGGCATGGTGCAGCACTTCCATGCCGCAGATCTCGAAAATGCCCGTGTCCGTGATGGACGCCATGCATTGGTGCATGTCCTGGCTGGCGTAGAAGGTGCTTGGCGCGCCGGTGGTGTTGAAGATGAGGACTTTCTTTCCGGCCAAGGGGCCGAGGGGTGAATCCCCGATGCGTTCGAAAACGAAGTCCGGGCAGAGCACCCGGTCGATATAGCCCTTGAGCAGCGCCGGCATGCCCGCCCACCAGATGGGGTAGACCAGGGTCAGCATATCCGTCCATTGCAGGAATTCCTGTTCCAGGCGGATATCCGGGGGCACGCTGCCCGTGGCCAGGGCGTCGAGGTCCGTGGCGCGGAGCACGGCTTCGAAGTCCAGGGCGTAGAGGTCGCGGCGGCGGGTGTCATGTCCCAGGGCCACGGACACGGCTTCCACGGTGTCGGCGATGGCGCGGGTAAAACTCGACGTACGGGGATGGCAGGTGATGACGAGGTGGTTCATGCGGTATCCTTGGTGTTGTGACGTGGTCCCGGTTTTACTCCCCGGATTGGGCGTGGGACGCCAATCTCCCCGGGATGGTTCGGGATTTACGCCGAACCATAATCCAGGAGCGGGGATAAAGGAAAGCTTTTTGTGGAAAAATGATCCAATCCGCGCCGATCAGGTCGCGCGGAGCAGATCGAGGATCAGGTCCGCCGATGGCATGCGCCGGGTTTCGGCCTTGGAATAGATGGAACGGCCATCGGCGATGACGTCGAAGGCGCCCTTGTCGCCGGTCTCCAGAATGGGATGGATGCCGAGCTCGGTCGAAATGCGGTCCGCAAGACTTGCGGCGCGCTGGGCATAGCCCATTCAGAGGCTACAGTAGACAATGCGGATGTTCATGGCGATCCCGGTGGTTAGTGCTGGTAGTATTCGGTTTTTTTCAACTCGCCGCCCTCGAAGGTCAGGACGTAATAGCCACTGCCGACTTCGTATGTCATTTCGGTGATGTAGAGTGTCCGCTCCCGGCCGTCCCGGATGACCGTGATCTCGCCG
This genomic interval carries:
- a CDS encoding flavodoxin family protein, producing the protein MNHLVITCHPRTSSFTRAIADTVEAVSVALGHDTRRRDLYALDFEAVLRATDLDALATGSVPPDIRLEQEFLQWTDMLTLVYPIWWAGMPALLKGYIDRVLCPDFVFERIGDSPLGPLAGKKVLIFNTTGAPSTFYASQDMHQCMASITDTGIFEICGMEVLHHAFFGGVTTIPDNELKTYLANVEAITSRYL